The sequence tagtcaccttataaaatcataaagtaatagccgaaatatctgtgggtcatcaaaaacaaataaagctaccacaaataaaaggaatctgcaggataccaagaaaatgaacaaataaaacatacccttgtctagtttcctgtttaagacaactacatctagctgtggttcaggttcaggttctataactgggtcgagataaaatattttcatggactgccCCTCCTCATAAGTAAGGTCCGAAAAATCAGGTTCTAAGGTCTGGAAAGAATTAGGAGCTcacaataataacctgaataattgaggatcctctaagtcaatcagttttgacttacacagctgaccacaataagaatggtggtcttccttaggaaaatgtgtcgaccctaatatcctaaagtaattaggtttagtctcaaaacttaataattgacacatctgaaactttttcccacaattggaataaaattttttggtgggaaaacaaaatcaatctgggtataatagcttgggtaaaccacatcaaccagaggatgggtttctaacaactgagattcATTCTGGACATCAAGAGGTTCGGGAAAACGCGTATGaggataatcttgtaaaatggttgaggcacatatgtcaagtcccaagtgagggacctttctaagagttaaatcacatggagaatgataatcacccccaaacttagagttttcagtgtctctagaaagattagTCACAACTTTTCTAATTTCTAGGTCaccagattcctggaaatggtcaattgattcttctaagttaggttcatcctcactcatctctacgagttcactttctttgtctacgactattgtttctaaatcgctagactcaaaataaacttgttcatctaaaccttcgttggcttcgtgaaaaggaaatactacgtcgtctaaaacggggatatttctagtcaaatccccgtccttttgaataggtgaataactattaaaattatttagatttgtactagaaataatattatcattataaatctcattgggagtaacagattcctcatcactatgcctgcatatttcagattctccatcaacattatcctcatcataatcatcattataataacgtgaaaaagatcgaacctcatcaaaacaagtagtgttactaattctaacctcgttatcttgattatgagaataattatcttcattctcaagggtattattggataccctatattggcaattcaggttatttcgagcaatactttcgttcatctctaactcaagtctacgtgtcgactcagctaaatccctgagggactcttctagagaaggaataagaACAGAAGGATCATagaaaggactacttttcaaaagtttgattatatcctctagagacgaagaactagtattataatcttcttgatcATATGACTGAtgtatgtgtggatagtaattgggctcaccatggtatgacccataaccttcaaaaggttggcgttcccaaccactgttcacactatggtcataaaaagagtaatgtccatattgttcagttggatgttcatattcattgtgatggctattataataccagtttgacatcctaactggaagagaattctacacaagcacaaacaaggatgactccaccacaacaagcctattttatctagcaaacaaaaagcatgatggctccacttagattgtttctagaccagcttctgttctttcgaaaaggaactcgttataatttgagcaaacctctctggaatcaatctgagttaaagtaagttgaatagagacgagggaagatgcgtggatctttgatacccaaggcctcaccggcattacaaggcggcgcattcaACATACatcaaccatcatgaacttcaaagtatgctcaagagagcaaccaatatttttcgaacgactttcctattaagctcgttaccctatgagtctctttctagtcaaaattttaggcttaggttcgcctTTTTATCgatttcctaaggcgggcaagaagagaatggtgatgaaatccgaacccttatcttgtatgtccagtccttgccctttactaggaaatcaaagcagccgtattcagttcctcgacatatatccaaacgaaggaatacaataaaCCCGTTGACAGgatattcgcgggtgtttcgacaacttacctcccgttccagactggggatgaaccgttgtagtcgactcgggccacgactcctatgtcatgtacgaacccgagcggccgaggcgatatcgtaatcgtcgtccttctctgcaaacagtttaatatttaatactacccttccgtagggtttaaaaataaaagaatgtccaaatgtccaagtccaaagtccaaatagggaagtgaaaaaataaaaagaaaattacaaaaatagagaatatcctaatacaatttctaaaaactaaaaaaaaaatcaaaaagcaaaaaacaaaatctaataattttttttaatatatatatatttttttttgatttttttcttcgttcttttcgctttgtcttttgactccaaatctttaagtggtcaccaaaagctttggcaactcCTTTTTCTTTCGTTCCGAAATCCAAGAATCTGTAATaaaaagacaaatacccaaaaaagtaaaaaggaacaaaaataaaaataaaacaaaaacctaaacaaaataaaaaaaaaaacaaacctctagcctaaagacaagcccgcgtcggcggcgccaaaatttgatggtattttgacagttgttgtagtaaaagttcgttcaaaaCTTGTGAAAGCAGTAGATTGTAGATTTTGatgaaactaaaataaaagaaaagtatATGTacacaaaattgtcacaggatgaagagtttactgagactcaggatttcgtcgaattcataacatagggttcaatttatttattctcaacaattaaagctcaataaataaaatgaacatggactctgattttgccaaggtagattctcaaaagattggttgtaaatcctaagcatgatgtatcaaaacattaagctaagcatacctcatcaaattaaatgacaatcaattaattcaaatcatatttcaattaaaattagtgcaaaagtcttaaaaagaattaaataattttacccatgtataaaattcgtcttcctccatcgtcccagtgttggggtttagctcatcatattggaaacacgcccaaagtatgatttcattgccaaaaaggtgcttacaaggatgaaaatatatgaaaacaaaGATTAGTcacacttatatttgttacaatgGACACTGTTACAGAACGATAAAAGTGAATTGTTGCTGACACCGTAGCTTCTGCGACCCTCAAGTATTTGTCGTtcacactgtagcatgaacgacagtccacaggtgtcttatgttcttcgtgttcttcagttctgcagcagcagaaacttctctctgcaactcgtgatttctcacGCTGTTGATCTCTGTTTACTCCCCAATCACTGGCTTCCCCCTACAACTCCAAAGCACCCTATATATAATCGACATGGCCTAAAAGTCACAGTAATAACTATGGAATAATCCCCCATTACTCTGCCGGACACGAAAGAtattcttccctttttcttctcctgcacgcgtctgTCAGCTGCAAAACTCTCCTTGTTTATCTCTGCCACGATCCAAACTGATGATCGAGTCAACCAACATGCTCAGAAATCGTTTAAACTCtctgtttgtaccctattaaaatagcGTACCTGCGTATCACATGAGGCTTATAATGGAAGCCTGAatccggtttattatggaaaccggtcggtttgttatggaaacccacaaggcttattatggaagcctggggTTGGTTAATTacggaaaccggtgggtttgttatggaaacacacAACTCCATGGGTTAAAAGATCTTAATAAAAGAGGTTAAGATTTTCAtggaataattattaaatattatttaagataaatcctGATAAAAGAGGATATTTATCTTAAGtagttataattattattcaagataataattatttgggacaagtgaagattatgataaatattagaatttatcatgaatctggttgttatttgggatttatacagatgagggaggttatttggataattatcaaaaccctaaagctacatctattttctgcctatatatagaggcaaaatctcaaatcaaaaggTACAGAATACTATTCTTTTCACTACAATATacttgcatagaacatccgctgactttagcatcagagtgtttttgcaggtaccccaccACTCTGATCAATTCTTTGGAGATTCTTCGTCAACGGCAGCGATTGGATCAACCTTCCcgcatctcgaagattgttggagtgaatatttttgcaccaacatcttttggcgccgactaaggggatacgAAGAAAAGATCGTGCTCCCCATTTGATAGAAGCCGTTCTCAAACGATTtcgaaactagggtttcaaaatcATTGTGAACAAAAAGTTACAGAAGGTTTCACAACCTTTTCATAAGTTACAAAAGGTTTCACAACCTTTTCAGAAGTTACAGAAGGTTACACAACCTTTACGGAGGTCATAGAAGGTTTCACAACCTTTTCAGAATTTACAGAAAGTTGCAGGAAGTCTAACGACGTACCAGAAAGTTACAGGAAGTTCCAACTACGTAGCAGAAAGATGCAGAACACAGTTCATAGAGTTGCAGGAGCTTCTGAACACTTTGAGAAAGTTGCTGAAGGATTCTGAACGTTTTCAGAAAGTTGTGGGAAGATCCAAAAAAGTCGCAGAAAGTTCTGCCAAAGTTGTTAAAAGAAAAGAGAGGCGTATGGATGCATCAGGAGTAAATCAACCTGAGATGGATGTAGATGTACCCATCGGAAGTTTGATGAATCAACAAGAAAACCCTCGAACGTTGATAAGTGTTGTTGTCCAAGGAGATTACGATGAACGGGATGGAAGAGAAACATCGATGTCGTCATCAGCAACAACATCTCGATCTCGGTTTGAGGGATCTTTTCAAGGTTTAGAGAGAACAACGTCTCGATGTGCAGGTCACCATCTCCAACCATCAGCCGAAGATTCCATCATCGAGAAGGTTTTTAAGAACATCATCCAAGCATCCATGAATGACGACATGCCGACCTCGTTAACAGAGGAGTAGGCTCTCGAGTTGACGATCTGTCGGCAGAACCAGCTAACGTTCGGTCAGCTTCTTAGGTTAATGTCTCACCATCTATGCAAGATAATATACCCCCAGATGCTCGAGTCGATGACCCACGGGTTACACAGGTTAGCAGACCTCACGTAACACCTATCGACCTAACAGTAAGGGAGCGTTTGCAAGAGCTTGAAAGAGATAACAAACGGCTTAAGGTTGTGTTAGAGAAAAGAAAGGAAATCGAAGAAGCTGCTATCCCTCGTTCCAGCAACGAGAGATCATACCGACATCGAGAGTTTGGCAATGCACACAGATGGAGTGAACTTCATGACGATCGTCGTCGTCGACATATCCAAAGCAAcgaaagaagaaaagaggacgTCAGGGACGAATACCAGAGCCGAGATCACCGTGATGATGGTTATAATGGTCGATATGACATCAATAATGATCACTACTATGCAGCCGAGAGGGATAGACATGAAGGAACAAATCATGTGAAGCATAGGCAGAGGGTCGATCGCAACAATGATCGTCACTCAAAGAAGTCTAGGcgtgaaaaggagcaaaacagcACTCACCATACGAAGTTAGCAAGGCTGAAACGACGACTGCAGAAgcaaactcttaactcttacagaGATCGAACTTCTGCCAGCTTTGAGAACACGGCGTAAAATAACTGCTTGAGTAATCATATGAAAACAAAAATTGAGATCAATAGGAACTAGTTTCTTAGTTTCACAAGGAATCGACTCCATAATTTTACGCGGAGTTGGACTCTTAATACGCTACGATGGTCAGTGACTAAGAACGGTAATTTGGTTCCTATGGAGGAGAAGAGTCGAATGGTGTTGCTCACAGCG comes from Papaver somniferum cultivar HN1 chromosome 7, ASM357369v1, whole genome shotgun sequence and encodes:
- the LOC113295706 gene encoding putative uncharacterized protein DDB_G0281733, whose translation is MQDNIPPDARVDDPRVTQVSRPHVTPIDLTVRERLQELERDNKRLKVVLEKRKEIEEAAIPRSSNERSYRHREFGNAHRWSELHDDRRRRHIQSNERRKEDVRDEYQSRDHRDDGYNGRYDINNDHYYAAERDRHEGTNHVKHRQRVDRNNDRHSKKSRREKEQNSTHHTKLARLKRRLQKQTLNSYRDRTSASFENTA